One segment of Pseudomonas sp. FP2196 DNA contains the following:
- a CDS encoding ABC transporter ATP-binding protein — MSEVVLSVEKLMMHFGGIKALSDVSLKVKRNSIFALIGPNGAGKTTVFNCLTGFYKASGGKIELNVRGQQTNVIQLLGESFKPTDFVSPKSFLSRMYYKMFGGTHLVNRAGLARTFQNIRLFKEMSVLENLLVAQHMWVNRNMLAGILNTKGYRKAESDALDCAFYWLEVVDLVDCANRLAGELSYGQQRRLEIARAMCTRPQIICLDEPAAGLNPQETEALSAMIRLLRDEHDLTVVLIEHDMGMVMSISDHIVVLDHGIVIAEGGPEAIRNDPKVIAAYLGADEEELV; from the coding sequence ATGAGTGAAGTCGTACTCTCTGTTGAAAAACTGATGATGCATTTCGGCGGCATCAAGGCGTTGAGCGATGTCAGCCTGAAGGTCAAGCGCAACTCGATCTTCGCCTTGATCGGCCCCAACGGCGCCGGCAAGACCACGGTGTTCAACTGCCTGACCGGGTTCTACAAGGCCTCCGGCGGCAAGATCGAACTCAACGTGCGTGGCCAGCAGACCAACGTCATCCAGTTGCTGGGCGAATCGTTCAAACCGACCGATTTCGTCTCGCCAAAGTCGTTCCTCAGTCGTATGTACTACAAGATGTTCGGCGGCACGCACCTGGTGAACCGCGCAGGACTGGCCCGGACTTTCCAGAACATTCGCCTGTTCAAGGAAATGTCGGTGCTGGAAAACCTGCTGGTGGCCCAGCACATGTGGGTCAACCGCAACATGCTCGCCGGCATCCTCAACACCAAGGGCTACCGCAAGGCCGAAAGCGATGCGCTGGACTGCGCGTTCTACTGGCTGGAAGTGGTCGATCTGGTGGACTGCGCCAACCGTCTGGCCGGTGAACTCTCCTACGGCCAGCAACGTCGACTGGAGATCGCCCGGGCCATGTGCACGCGGCCGCAGATCATCTGCCTCGACGAACCGGCCGCCGGCCTCAACCCTCAGGAAACCGAAGCGCTGAGCGCGATGATCCGGCTGCTGCGCGACGAGCATGATCTGACCGTGGTGCTGATCGAACACGACATGGGCATGGTAATGAGTATTTCCGACCACATCGTGGTGCTGGACCACGGCATCGTTATCGCCGAAGGCGGGCCTGAAGCCATCCGTAATGATCCGAAAGTGATTGCTGCTTACCTGGGCGCTGACGAAGAGGAGCTGGTATGA
- a CDS encoding LysR family transcriptional regulator, which produces MLNKRHLPSITALQCFEAVTRHLSFTRAAEELNLTQSAVSKQVAQLEELLQHLLFRRIRRRLQMTPAGDLYLVEVRKILTQVEMSTHYLRSYGGETEVLRVSTPSTFGARWLVPRLKGWRLRHPSIHLDLCNEQEADDLLQGRSDLAFYYGQGSRPGTECLKLFGEELVPVCAPGSLPDTPFTDPTQLTDLVLLQNASRPQAWHDWFDSQGYQTEHSYHGPRFETFYMCIRAAQVGCGVALLPRFLVEEELADGKLVIPWQHAMPSTDAYYLAYPEHAAEVPKVRDFVKWMLEQIDSPNAE; this is translated from the coding sequence ATGCTGAACAAACGCCACTTGCCGTCGATCACCGCGTTGCAGTGCTTCGAGGCCGTGACCCGGCACCTGAGTTTCACCCGGGCCGCCGAGGAACTGAACCTGACCCAGAGTGCGGTCAGCAAACAGGTCGCGCAGCTTGAGGAATTGTTGCAGCACTTGTTGTTTCGTCGGATACGCCGCCGCTTGCAGATGACCCCGGCCGGGGATTTGTACCTGGTGGAGGTCAGAAAAATCCTTACCCAAGTCGAGATGTCGACGCATTACCTGCGTTCCTACGGCGGCGAAACCGAAGTCCTGCGTGTCTCCACGCCATCGACCTTCGGCGCCCGCTGGCTGGTGCCACGCCTGAAAGGCTGGCGTCTGCGCCATCCGTCGATTCATCTGGATCTGTGCAACGAACAAGAGGCCGATGATTTGCTGCAAGGCCGCAGTGATCTGGCGTTCTATTACGGCCAGGGTTCACGCCCTGGAACCGAATGCCTGAAACTGTTCGGCGAAGAGCTGGTGCCGGTGTGCGCGCCGGGCAGTCTGCCTGACACGCCGTTCACTGATCCGACGCAACTCACCGATCTGGTGCTGCTGCAAAATGCGTCGCGCCCACAGGCTTGGCACGACTGGTTCGACAGTCAGGGCTACCAGACCGAACACAGCTACCACGGCCCGCGCTTCGAAACCTTTTATATGTGCATCCGCGCCGCGCAAGTCGGCTGCGGCGTGGCGCTGTTGCCACGGTTTCTGGTGGAAGAAGAATTGGCCGACGGCAAACTGGTCATTCCCTGGCAGCATGCAATGCCCAGCACCGACGCCTATTACCTGGCCTACCCGGAGCATGCGGCGGAAGTGCCGAAGGTGCGCGACTTTGTGAAATGGATGCTCGAACAGATCGACAGCCCCAACGCTGAGTGA
- the livM gene encoding high-affinity branched-chain amino acid ABC transporter permease LivM — translation MSSTTQKNIDIKKSLVEAILAGLIALIVFGPIVGVVLEGYSFNLEPTRVAWIIGIVMIGRFALSLFLQTPKGLKILDGFESTGSGVHVLPADHKSSLRWIIPLLIVIAVAVPFVSNSYLLGVVILGLIYVLLGLGLNIVVGLAGLLDLGYVAFYAIGAYGLALGYQYLGLGFWTVLPLAAITAGLAGCILGFPVLRLHGDYLAIVTLGFGEIIRLVLNNWLSLTGGPNGMPAPLPTFFGLEFGKRAKDGGVPFHEFFGIAYNPDVKYYFIYAVLFLVVLAVLYIKHRLVKMPVGRAWEALREDEIACRSMGLNHVLVKLSAFTIGASTAGLAGVFFATYQGFVNPTSFTFFESALILAIVVLGGMGSTIGVVIAAFVLTVAPELLRGFAEYRVLLFGILMVLMMIWRPRGLIRISRTGVTPRKGAIHYERTAP, via the coding sequence ATGTCTTCAACCACCCAAAAAAACATCGATATCAAAAAAAGCCTGGTTGAGGCGATTCTTGCCGGCCTCATTGCCCTGATTGTGTTCGGCCCGATTGTCGGCGTCGTACTCGAGGGCTACAGCTTCAATCTTGAGCCGACCCGCGTGGCGTGGATTATCGGCATTGTCATGATCGGCCGCTTTGCCCTCAGCCTGTTTCTGCAAACACCCAAGGGCCTGAAAATTCTCGACGGATTCGAGAGCACCGGTTCCGGTGTGCATGTGTTGCCGGCCGATCACAAATCAAGCCTGCGCTGGATCATCCCGCTGCTGATTGTGATTGCTGTGGCGGTTCCGTTCGTCTCCAACTCGTACCTGCTGGGCGTGGTCATCCTCGGCCTGATCTATGTGCTGCTGGGGCTGGGGCTGAACATCGTGGTCGGTCTGGCCGGTCTGCTCGACCTCGGTTACGTGGCGTTTTATGCCATCGGTGCTTATGGTCTGGCGCTCGGTTACCAGTATCTCGGCCTGGGCTTCTGGACGGTGCTGCCGCTGGCGGCGATCACCGCAGGCCTTGCCGGCTGCATTCTCGGTTTCCCGGTACTGCGCCTGCACGGTGACTATCTGGCGATCGTGACCCTGGGCTTTGGTGAAATCATTCGCCTGGTCCTCAACAACTGGCTGTCCCTGACCGGCGGCCCGAACGGCATGCCGGCGCCACTGCCGACGTTCTTCGGTCTGGAGTTCGGCAAACGAGCGAAGGATGGCGGGGTGCCGTTTCACGAGTTCTTCGGCATCGCCTACAACCCGGACGTGAAGTATTACTTCATCTACGCAGTGTTGTTCCTGGTGGTACTGGCCGTGCTGTACATCAAGCATCGTCTGGTGAAGATGCCGGTCGGTCGCGCCTGGGAAGCACTGCGTGAAGACGAGATCGCTTGCCGTTCGATGGGCCTGAACCACGTATTGGTCAAGCTCTCGGCGTTCACCATCGGTGCCTCGACTGCCGGTCTCGCCGGGGTGTTTTTCGCCACTTACCAAGGCTTCGTCAACCCGACCTCGTTCACCTTCTTCGAATCGGCGCTGATCCTCGCCATCGTCGTGCTCGGCGGCATGGGCTCGACCATCGGCGTGGTGATCGCAGCCTTCGTGCTGACCGTCGCCCCGGAACTGCTGCGCGGCTTCGCTGAATATCGCGTGCTGCTGTTCGGCATCCTGATGGTGTTGATGATGATCTGGCGACCACGCGGGCTGATTCGCATCAGCCGTACCGGGGTCACTCCACGCAAAGGTGCCATTCACTATGAGAGGACTGCGCCATGA
- a CDS encoding FAD-binding oxidoreductase: MPLREECLWEKLTPQRPDNTALKGEVKVDVCVIGAGFTGLSAALHLLEKGKSVCVLEAHRAGHGGSGRNVGLVNAGMWIPPDEIEAGFGEAVGSQLNRMLGAAPALVFSLVDKYNIDCQLRREGTLHMAHNAKGEADLRSREQQWKRRGAPVELLTGKACEQATGTQKIAAALLDRRAGTLNPMAYVTGLANAVIGLGAKMFDHSPVTRLERVGQKWSVQTEQGSVLAEQVVIASNAYTEGDWTELKRNFFPGYYYQVASVPLTEDAAQEILPGGQGSWDTRQVLSSIRRDKDGRLLLGSLGNGNQKPTWFLKAWADRVQQHYFPNLKPVEWECTWTGRIAFTPDHLMRLFEPAPGLVAVTGYNGRGVTTGTVVGKAFADYLCNGSPQALPIPFAPMQPLAGVGLRSCLYEAGFSLYHAGQCLRIVI; encoded by the coding sequence ATGCCGTTACGCGAAGAATGTCTGTGGGAAAAACTCACGCCGCAAAGGCCCGATAACACGGCGCTCAAGGGTGAAGTCAAAGTCGATGTGTGCGTGATTGGCGCCGGGTTTACCGGCTTGTCGGCGGCGCTGCATCTGTTGGAAAAAGGCAAAAGCGTCTGCGTGCTGGAAGCCCATCGCGCCGGGCACGGCGGTTCCGGACGCAACGTCGGGCTGGTCAACGCCGGCATGTGGATCCCGCCGGACGAGATCGAAGCAGGGTTCGGCGAGGCGGTCGGCAGTCAGCTCAACCGCATGTTGGGGGCGGCACCGGCGCTGGTGTTCAGCCTTGTGGATAAGTACAACATCGATTGCCAGTTGCGCCGCGAGGGCACGCTGCACATGGCACACAACGCCAAGGGCGAGGCCGATCTGCGCAGTCGTGAGCAGCAATGGAAGCGTCGTGGTGCGCCGGTCGAGTTGCTGACCGGCAAGGCTTGCGAGCAAGCCACCGGTACGCAAAAGATTGCCGCTGCATTGCTCGACCGTCGTGCCGGAACGCTGAATCCGATGGCGTATGTCACCGGGCTGGCGAATGCCGTCATCGGTCTTGGCGCAAAGATGTTCGATCATTCCCCGGTCACGCGTCTCGAACGTGTGGGTCAAAAATGGTCGGTGCAGACCGAACAGGGTTCGGTGCTGGCCGAGCAGGTTGTCATCGCCTCCAACGCTTACACCGAAGGTGACTGGACCGAACTCAAACGCAACTTTTTCCCCGGTTACTACTACCAGGTCGCTTCGGTGCCGCTGACTGAAGATGCCGCCCAGGAAATCCTGCCAGGCGGGCAGGGCTCATGGGACACCCGCCAGGTCTTGAGCAGCATCCGCCGCGACAAAGACGGGCGGCTGCTACTCGGCAGCCTCGGCAACGGCAATCAGAAACCGACCTGGTTCCTCAAGGCCTGGGCCGACCGCGTGCAGCAGCATTACTTTCCCAATCTGAAACCCGTCGAGTGGGAATGCACCTGGACCGGGCGCATCGCTTTCACGCCGGATCATTTGATGCGGCTGTTCGAACCGGCACCGGGACTGGTGGCCGTTACCGGCTATAACGGCCGAGGCGTGACTACCGGCACCGTAGTCGGTAAAGCTTTCGCTGATTATCTGTGCAATGGAAGCCCTCAAGCCCTGCCGATTCCTTTTGCACCGATGCAGCCCCTGGCGGGCGTGGGTTTGCGCAGTTGCCTTTATGAGGCTGGTTTCTCGCTGTATCACGCAGGCCAGTGCCTGCGCATCGTCATTTGA
- a CDS encoding SDR family oxidoreductase produces MSNTLFITGATSGFGEACARRFAEAGWKLVLTGRREERLNALCAELSKQTEVHGLVLDVRDRKAMEEAIANLPPSFAKLRGLINNAGLALGVDPAPKCDLDDWDTMVDTNVKGLMYATRLLLPRLIAHGRGAGIINLGSIAGNYPYPGSHVYGATKAFVKQFSLNLRCDLQGTGVRVSNIEPGLCESEFSLVRFAGDQERYNATYAGAEPIQPQDIAETIFWVMNAPAHININSLELMPVSQTWAGFAIERNKA; encoded by the coding sequence ATGTCCAACACCCTGTTTATCACCGGCGCGACGTCCGGTTTTGGTGAAGCCTGTGCCCGTCGTTTTGCCGAGGCTGGCTGGAAACTGGTGCTGACCGGCCGTCGTGAAGAACGTCTGAATGCGCTGTGTGCTGAATTGTCGAAGCAGACTGAAGTGCACGGTCTGGTCCTCGATGTGCGTGATCGCAAAGCGATGGAGGAGGCGATTGCCAACTTGCCGCCATCGTTCGCCAAGCTGCGTGGCCTGATCAACAACGCCGGGCTGGCACTGGGTGTGGACCCTGCGCCGAAATGCGATCTGGATGACTGGGACACCATGGTCGACACCAACGTCAAAGGCCTGATGTACGCAACCCGTTTGCTGTTGCCGCGCCTGATCGCCCATGGCCGTGGCGCTGGCATCATCAACCTCGGCTCCATTGCCGGTAACTACCCGTACCCGGGCAGCCACGTGTACGGCGCGACCAAGGCGTTCGTTAAACAGTTTTCCCTGAACCTGCGCTGCGACTTGCAGGGCACCGGCGTGCGGGTGAGCAACATTGAGCCGGGTCTGTGCGAGAGCGAGTTCTCGCTGGTGCGTTTCGCTGGCGACCAGGAACGCTATAACGCCACCTACGCCGGTGCCGAGCCGATCCAGCCACAGGACATCGCCGAGACGATTTTCTGGGTGATGAATGCGCCGGCGCATATCAACATCAACAGCCTGGAATTGATGCCGGTGAGCCAGACCTGGGCGGGTTTTGCCATCGAGCGGAACAAGGCCTGA
- a CDS encoding branched-chain amino acid ABC transporter permease LivH (LivHMGF is the membrane component of the LIV-I/LS branched-chain amino acid transporter), protein MDGIFLQQLVNGLTLGSVYGLIAIGYTMVYGIIGMINFAHGEVYMISAYLAAISLALLAYFGIESFPLLMLGTLIFTIVVTAVYGWVIERVAYKPLRNSTRLAPLISAIGISLILQNYAQIAQGAKQQGVPTLLTGAWRVEIGTGFVQLTYTKVFILIAAFVGMGLLTYVIKYTKLGRMCRATQQDRKMASILGINTDRVISYVFIIGAAMAALAGVLITMNYGTFDFYAGFIIGIKAFTAAVLGGIGSLPGAMLGGIILGISESLFSGLVNSDYKDVFSFSLLVLVLVFRPQGLLGRPLVSKV, encoded by the coding sequence ATGGATGGTATTTTCCTGCAGCAACTGGTCAACGGCCTGACCCTCGGGTCGGTCTATGGCCTGATCGCCATCGGCTACACAATGGTCTACGGCATCATCGGCATGATCAACTTCGCCCATGGCGAGGTTTACATGATTTCCGCTTACCTGGCGGCAATCAGTCTGGCTCTGCTGGCGTACTTCGGTATCGAATCCTTCCCGCTGCTGATGCTTGGCACGCTGATCTTCACCATCGTCGTCACGGCGGTGTATGGCTGGGTCATCGAGCGTGTTGCCTACAAACCCCTGCGTAACTCCACCCGACTGGCACCGCTGATCAGCGCCATCGGTATCTCGCTGATCCTGCAAAACTATGCACAGATTGCCCAGGGCGCGAAGCAACAAGGGGTTCCGACGTTGCTCACCGGTGCCTGGCGTGTCGAGATCGGCACTGGCTTCGTGCAATTGACCTACACCAAGGTGTTCATTCTGATCGCGGCGTTCGTGGGCATGGGCCTGCTGACCTACGTGATCAAGTACACCAAGCTCGGCCGCATGTGCCGCGCCACTCAGCAAGACCGCAAGATGGCTTCGATCCTGGGGATCAACACCGACCGGGTGATTTCCTATGTGTTCATCATCGGCGCCGCCATGGCGGCGCTGGCCGGCGTGCTGATCACCATGAACTACGGCACGTTCGACTTCTATGCCGGGTTCATCATCGGCATCAAGGCGTTCACCGCAGCGGTGCTTGGCGGGATCGGTTCATTGCCCGGCGCGATGCTCGGCGGGATCATCCTCGGGATCTCCGAGTCGCTGTTCTCCGGTCTGGTCAACTCCGACTACAAAGACGTGTTCAGCTTCTCGCTGCTCGTACTTGTTCTGGTCTTCCGGCCGCAGGGCCTGTTGGGCCGTCCTCTTGTGTCGAAGGTGTAA
- a CDS encoding ABC transporter ATP-binding protein has translation MSQPILELKNLNVFYGPIQALKGVSLEINEGETVSLIGSNGAGKSTLLMSIFGQPRAASGQILYQGVDITHKSSHYIASNGIAQSPEGRRVFPDMTVEENLLMGTIPIGDKYAKEDMQRMFTLFPRLEERRNQRAMTMSGGEQQMLAIARALMSRPKLLLLDEPSLGLAPIVVKQIFATLRELAKTGMTIFLVEQNANHALKLSDRAYVMVNGEIRLTGTGKELLVNEEVRNAYLGGH, from the coding sequence ATGAGCCAACCAATCCTCGAACTGAAAAACCTCAACGTGTTCTATGGTCCGATCCAGGCTCTCAAGGGTGTTTCGCTGGAGATCAATGAAGGTGAAACCGTCAGCCTGATCGGCTCCAACGGTGCCGGCAAGTCGACGTTGCTGATGTCGATCTTCGGCCAGCCACGGGCGGCGAGTGGGCAGATCCTTTATCAAGGCGTCGACATTACCCACAAGTCATCGCACTACATCGCGTCCAACGGCATCGCCCAGTCGCCGGAAGGCCGGCGGGTGTTCCCTGACATGACCGTCGAGGAAAACCTGCTGATGGGCACGATTCCGATTGGCGACAAGTACGCCAAAGAGGATATGCAGCGGATGTTCACGCTGTTCCCGCGGCTGGAGGAGCGGCGTAACCAGCGGGCGATGACCATGTCCGGCGGCGAGCAGCAAATGCTCGCCATCGCCCGTGCGTTGATGAGCCGACCGAAGTTGTTGCTGCTCGATGAGCCGAGCCTCGGTTTGGCGCCGATTGTGGTGAAACAGATCTTCGCGACTCTGCGAGAACTGGCGAAAACCGGCATGACGATTTTCCTCGTCGAGCAGAACGCCAACCATGCGCTGAAGCTGTCGGATCGGGCGTATGTGATGGTCAACGGCGAGATTCGTTTGACCGGTACCGGGAAAGAGTTGTTGGTGAATGAAGAGGTGCGTAACGCCTATCTGGGCGGGCACTGA
- a CDS encoding aldehyde dehydrogenase family protein has product MVAALLDRLGVNPALYQNGKVPVHSPIDGSRIAAVNWEGPAEVEQHISRADHAFEAWRKVPAPRRGELVRQFGEVLREYKADLGELVSWEAGKITQEGLGEVQEMIDICDFAVGLSRQLYGLTIASERPGHHMRETWHPLGVVGVISAFNFPVAVWAWNTTLALVCGNPVVWKPSEKTPLTALACQALFDRVVKNFTDAPANLCQVIIGGRDAGEALVDDPRVALISATGSTRMGREVAPKVAARFARSILELGGNNAMILGPSADLDMAVRAILFSAVGTAGQRCTTLRRLIAHESVKEEIVTRLKAAYAKVRIGHPLEGNLVGPLIDKHSFENMQDALEQALSEGGRVFGGKRQLEDQFPDAYYVSPAIVEMPEQSDVVCSETFAPILYVVGYNDFQEALRLNNAVPQGLSSCIFTTDVREAEQFMSAIGSDCGIANVNIGPSGAEIGGAFGGEKETGGGRESGSDAWRAYMRRQTNTVNYSLELPLAQGITFD; this is encoded by the coding sequence ATGGTTGCCGCATTGCTTGATCGTCTTGGTGTGAACCCGGCCCTTTATCAGAACGGCAAAGTGCCGGTGCATTCGCCGATCGACGGTAGCCGCATTGCCGCGGTGAACTGGGAAGGTCCGGCCGAAGTCGAGCAGCACATCAGTCGCGCAGATCATGCGTTCGAGGCGTGGCGCAAGGTTCCAGCCCCGCGTCGCGGTGAACTGGTGCGTCAATTTGGTGAAGTGCTGCGCGAGTACAAGGCCGATCTGGGCGAGCTGGTGTCGTGGGAGGCCGGCAAGATTACTCAGGAAGGCCTGGGTGAAGTGCAGGAGATGATCGACATCTGCGACTTCGCCGTCGGTCTGTCGCGCCAGTTGTACGGCTTGACCATCGCTTCCGAGCGCCCGGGCCACCACATGCGTGAAACCTGGCACCCGCTGGGCGTGGTCGGCGTGATCAGTGCGTTCAACTTCCCGGTCGCGGTGTGGGCGTGGAACACCACGCTGGCGCTGGTCTGCGGCAACCCGGTGGTATGGAAGCCGTCGGAGAAAACCCCGCTGACGGCGCTGGCCTGTCAGGCGCTGTTCGACCGCGTGGTGAAGAATTTCACCGATGCCCCGGCCAATCTCTGCCAAGTGATTATCGGTGGCCGTGATGCAGGCGAAGCGCTGGTCGATGACCCGCGTGTCGCGCTGATCAGCGCCACCGGCAGCACTCGCATGGGCCGCGAAGTGGCGCCGAAAGTCGCTGCACGATTCGCTCGCAGCATCCTTGAACTGGGCGGCAACAACGCGATGATCCTTGGCCCGAGCGCCGATCTGGACATGGCGGTGCGCGCGATTCTGTTCAGCGCTGTCGGCACCGCCGGTCAGCGTTGCACCACGTTGCGACGTTTGATCGCGCATGAATCGGTGAAAGAAGAAATCGTCACCCGCCTCAAAGCCGCGTACGCCAAAGTGCGCATCGGCCATCCGCTGGAAGGCAATCTGGTCGGCCCGCTGATCGACAAGCACAGCTTTGAAAACATGCAGGATGCGCTGGAGCAGGCGTTGAGCGAGGGCGGTCGGGTGTTTGGCGGCAAGCGTCAACTGGAAGATCAGTTCCCCGACGCGTACTACGTTTCGCCGGCCATTGTTGAAATGCCTGAGCAGAGCGACGTGGTTTGCAGCGAAACCTTCGCACCGATTCTGTATGTGGTCGGCTACAACGACTTCCAGGAAGCGCTGCGTTTGAACAACGCTGTACCGCAAGGCCTGTCGTCGTGCATCTTCACCACCGATGTGCGCGAGGCCGAGCAGTTCATGTCGGCGATCGGCAGCGACTGCGGCATTGCCAACGTCAACATCGGCCCGAGCGGTGCGGAAATCGGCGGCGCGTTTGGCGGCGAGAAAGAGACCGGCGGCGGTCGTGAGTCGGGCTCCGACGCATGGCGCGCGTACATGCGTCGCCAGACCAACACCGTGAACTATTCGCTGGAATTGCCGCTGGCGCAGGGCATTACTTTCGACTGA
- a CDS encoding ABC transporter substrate-binding protein has product MSQTFYKKGFLALAVATALGVSAFAQADVKIGVAGPMTGANAAFGEQYMKGAQAAADAVNAAGGVNGEKIVLVKGDDACEPKQAVTVAKDLTNQKVAGVVGHFCSSSTIPASEIYDEAGIIAITPGSTNPQVTERGLSAMFRMCGRDDQQGIVAGDYIVDILKGKKVVVLHDKDTYGQGLADATKAQLVKRGVTPVLYEGLTRGEKDFSTIVTKIRGAGADVVYFGGLHPEAGPLVRQLREQGLKDVKFMSDDGIVTDELVTTAGGPQFVDGVLMTFGADPRLLPDSKTVVDAFRKAGTEPEGYTLYAYASVQTLAAAFNGAKSNKGEEAAAWLKKNPVKTVMGEKTWDSKGDLKVSDYVVYQWDKDGKYHQLEKQK; this is encoded by the coding sequence ATGTCCCAGACGTTTTACAAGAAAGGCTTTCTGGCCCTCGCAGTGGCTACTGCGTTGGGTGTTTCTGCGTTTGCTCAAGCTGATGTGAAAATCGGTGTAGCGGGTCCAATGACGGGCGCCAACGCAGCATTTGGCGAGCAGTACATGAAGGGTGCACAGGCGGCGGCCGACGCGGTCAACGCGGCTGGCGGCGTCAACGGGGAGAAAATCGTACTGGTCAAGGGCGATGACGCCTGCGAACCGAAGCAGGCCGTGACGGTCGCCAAGGACCTCACCAACCAGAAAGTCGCCGGCGTGGTCGGTCACTTCTGCTCCTCTTCGACCATTCCAGCGTCGGAAATCTACGACGAAGCGGGCATCATCGCGATCACTCCGGGTTCCACCAACCCGCAGGTGACCGAGCGTGGTCTGAGCGCCATGTTCCGTATGTGCGGCCGTGACGACCAGCAAGGCATCGTCGCCGGCGACTACATCGTCGATATCCTGAAGGGTAAAAAAGTTGTCGTTCTGCACGACAAGGACACCTACGGCCAAGGTCTGGCGGACGCCACCAAGGCCCAACTGGTCAAGCGCGGCGTGACTCCGGTGCTGTACGAAGGCCTGACCCGTGGCGAAAAAGACTTCAGCACCATCGTCACCAAAATCCGTGGTGCCGGCGCCGATGTCGTGTACTTCGGTGGTCTGCACCCGGAAGCCGGTCCGCTGGTTCGCCAACTGCGTGAGCAGGGCCTGAAAGACGTCAAGTTCATGTCCGATGACGGCATCGTCACCGACGAACTGGTCACCACCGCTGGCGGCCCACAATTCGTTGATGGCGTGCTGATGACCTTCGGCGCCGACCCACGCCTGCTGCCAGACAGCAAGACCGTGGTAGACGCCTTCCGCAAGGCCGGCACCGAACCTGAAGGCTACACCCTGTACGCCTACGCCTCGGTGCAGACCCTGGCTGCCGCCTTCAATGGCGCCAAGTCCAACAAGGGCGAAGAAGCGGCTGCCTGGCTGAAGAAAAACCCGGTCAAGACCGTCATGGGCGAGAAGACCTGGGACTCCAAGGGCGACCTGAAAGTCTCCGACTACGTGGTTTACCAGTGGGACAAGGACGGCAAATATCACCAGCTGGAAAAACAGAAGTAA
- a CDS encoding cation diffusion facilitator family transporter, producing the protein MSNRGEQSLLKQSTILMFAVAIAGIVTGFVSGSQSILFDGFFSLIATFIKVLMLITAKLIAKESNHRFQFGFWHLEPMVLLIEGSFLLLIAIYAFLNGVFGIINGGREIELGLVIIYAAVFTVVEFAYFFYVRRRNRKLKSSLIQFDNISWLVDAMLSVGLLISFLAALLLTSQGYGEWAKFVDPLILIVLALTMLPPAFKILGPALRDVLGIAPDKLDEQVRQVMEAAKIEYGFDDYVSYVQKHGRARFIEIHVVLPADYALNSVGQLDALREAISAKLGKPDAARWLTISFTGDKKWIA; encoded by the coding sequence GTGAGTAACCGAGGTGAGCAGTCGCTGCTCAAACAATCGACCATCCTGATGTTCGCCGTGGCGATTGCCGGGATCGTCACCGGTTTTGTTTCAGGTTCCCAATCCATCCTTTTTGATGGTTTTTTCTCGCTGATTGCAACCTTCATCAAAGTCCTGATGCTGATCACCGCCAAGCTGATCGCCAAGGAAAGCAACCACCGCTTCCAGTTCGGTTTCTGGCATCTGGAGCCGATGGTGCTGCTGATCGAAGGCAGTTTCCTGTTGTTGATCGCCATCTACGCGTTTCTCAACGGCGTGTTCGGCATCATCAACGGGGGCCGTGAGATCGAGCTGGGGCTGGTGATCATTTATGCGGCGGTGTTTACCGTTGTCGAGTTCGCCTACTTCTTCTATGTGCGTCGGCGTAATCGCAAGCTCAAATCCAGCCTGATCCAGTTCGACAACATCAGTTGGCTGGTGGACGCGATGCTGTCGGTCGGCCTGTTGATCAGTTTCCTCGCAGCGCTGCTGCTCACGTCACAGGGTTATGGCGAGTGGGCGAAGTTTGTCGACCCGTTGATCTTGATTGTATTGGCCCTGACCATGCTGCCACCGGCGTTCAAGATCCTTGGCCCGGCGTTGCGCGATGTGCTCGGTATCGCCCCGGATAAGCTGGATGAACAGGTTCGTCAGGTGATGGAGGCGGCGAAGATCGAATATGGTTTCGACGATTACGTGTCCTACGTGCAGAAACACGGGCGGGCGCGGTTTATCGAGATTCATGTGGTGTTGCCGGCGGACTATGCGCTGAACAGCGTCGGGCAACTGGATGCGTTGCGTGAGGCGATTTCGGCGAAGCTGGGCAAGCCGGATGCGGCGCGTTGGTTGACCATCAGTTTTACGGGCGACAAGAAGTGGATTGCCTAG